The Cellulomonas flavigena DSM 20109 DNA segment GCGCCGACGACGAGCGCCGTGCCGCCGCCGGGTGCGGCCGCGGTCTTCGACGCCGCGACGGCCGGGTCGCTGTTCGCGACCGCGGCAGACCTGCGCGCGGGTCTGCCGGGCGCGGCGGACGGCGTGACCCGCGGCCGCGAGCCCGGGGCCAACCCGTGGGGCCTGCCGGCCGGCGCGGTCGTCGACCCGGCGTCGTGCACGGCGGCGGTCACGATCGTCACCGCGCCACCCCTGCACCACGACGCGGCCTCGTTCCAGAACGACGTCCTCACGTACGAGCAGGACGTCGTGCTGCTGCTCGACGCCGCTGCCGCGCGTGCCGCCTTCCGCGCGCTGGTGACGACCGTCGACGAGTGCCCCGAGTACACGCAGGTCACGCCGGACGTCGACGGTGTGCGGTGGGCGGCCGAGCCGGCGCTCGAGGGGCAAGGGGTGTTCCCCGCGATCGTGCGTGACCTGACCGTGCAGGTCGAGGGCGACACGTTCCACCAGACCACCGGTCACGTGCTCGTGGGCAACGCGATCCTCACGTGGACGGCGACCGCGCTGGACGCGGAGGACCGCGACGCGGCGACCGCGGTGCTCGGCACGCCCGACCGGCTCAGCGAGGTGGCCGAGCGCCGGGCGCTCGCGGCGTTGCGCGGACTGTCCTGAGCGCGGACCGTCCCGGGCGCGGCGCCTAGGGTGGTGGGGTGCACGGTGAGTACAAGGTCCCCGGGGGCAAGCTCGTGGTCGTCGACCTCGAGGTCGAGGACGGGCGCCTGCGGGACGTGAGCGTCGCGGGCGACTTCTTCCTCGAGCCGGACGAGGCGCTCGACGTGCTCTCTGGCGCGCTCGAGGGGGTCCCCGCGGACGCGGGTGTCGCGCAGCTCGCGCAGGTGCTCGACGACGCGCTGCGGCTGGCGACCGACCAGGGTCGCGTGGCCGGTCCGGTGGCGATGGTCGGGTTCGACGTGCGGGCTGTGGCGGTCGCGGTGCGCCGCGCGCTCGGCCTGTCGACGGGGTGGGACGACCACGAGTTCGCGCTGCTGCGAGGCGGTCCGCTGCACCCCGCGGTCCACGTCGCGCTGGACCAGGTGCTCACCGAGGAGCTCGCGGCCGGGCGCCGCGGCCCGACGGTGCGGTTCTGGGAGTGGCAGGAGCCGGCGGTCGTCATCGGCTCGTTCCAGTCGCTGCGCAACGAGGTCGACCTCGCGGCGGCCGAGCGGCACGGTGTGACGGTGGTGCGCCGGATCTCCGGCGGCGGGGCGATGTTCATGGAGGCGGGCAACTGCATCACGTTCTCGCTGGTCGTTCCCGGGTCCCTGGTCGACGGCATGTCCTTCGAGGACTCGTACGCGTTCCTCAACGACTGGGTGCTGGGTGCGCTGGCGGACGTCGGTGTCACCGCGAGGACCACCGGCCTCAACGACATCGCGTCACCCGCCGGCAAGCTCGCGGGCTCCGCGCAGAAGCGCCTGGCCGGCGGTGCCGTGCTGCACCACGTGACGATGGCCTACGACATCGACGCCGACAAGATGACCGAGGTGCTGCGCATCGGCCGCGAGAAGCTCTCCGACAAGGGCACGCGCTCGGCGGACAAGCGCGTCGACCCGGTGCGCTCGCAGACCCGCCTGCCGCGTGCGGAGGTGGTCGACGCGTTCGTGGCGCACTTCCGCTCGCGGTACCGCACGGTCGACGACGTGCTGCGGCCCGCGGAGCTCGAGCGCGCGCACGACCTGGTCCGCACCAAGTTCAGCGACGAGTCCTGGACGGCGCGGGTGCCCTGACCGGGGTGCCGGCCCCGGCGAGCGCGTCCTTCCCACCTTTTTGACCGTTCTGCCGGACTGACTTGGGTTGACCGAGGCGGGTCGTCCGGAGGCATGTCCTCCTGGTCACGGCCGCACCGTCAGGGGGGCACCACGACAGCCGGGGGCTGCGCGACGCCGCGCACCCCGACCCAGGGCACTCCTCTGCGTGGCGGCACGGTCAGGGTTCCGGTCGCCCACCGACCGGGGCCGCCTGGTCCCGGTCCTCCGACGCCGGTCGTCGACCGGCTCGTCACTGGGGGGGCACCCATGGCAGCACGTGGCACGACACGCGGCCCGTCACGGACGCGCAGGGCACTACTGACGGTCGCGCTCGCGCTGGGCGTCGCGGTCAGCGGGGGGACGGCGGCGTACGCCGTGGTCGTCTCCGCGGGCGGCGGCACCTGGCACTACGGCGGTCCGAGCCTCACGCCGAGCTACAACTGGTCGAACTACCTGCACCCGACCAAGGACCACGCGTCGTCCGTGACCGGCGACCGCGGCCTGGTGCGTTCGGAGTGCCGTGCTCCGGAGGTGTGGTCGAAGGCGTCGGCGTGGGACTCCAACCCGTTCCGGCAGGACCAGGCGTACTGGCACTACTGCTGAGCGGTCGCGCGCGCGGCGGGGCCGGTCACGTCGTGGCCGGCCCCGCCGCACCGCACCCCAGCCCGGCACCACGGCCGACGCCCACCGGCGCAGGCCCGGGAGGACGACATGACCCACCGCGGGACGCGCCTGGCCTACGTGCTCGTGCTGCTGTACGCCGCGGCCACGGCGTTCCTCGTCGTGCGGGGTCTCGAGGAGTCGGGCGTGCTCGGCGCCGACCACCTCCTGCACGTCTCCGGCGAGGGCGGCGCCGGCGGTGCCGCCGCCGTGGCCGCGCTCACCGAGGTCTCCCGCGAGCAGCGCGTCGACGTCGGGCGCCTCGTGGACGACGTCCTGGCATCGGGCGAGCTGCGCCACCTGTACCTCGCGGTCGGACGCCCGGACGGCCCGCGTGCGTCGTGGGCGCAGGAGGGCTACCCGGCGTTCGTGCCGCAGGGCCGCACGCAGGTCCACGCGCTGGCGGAGCTGGGGCACCTGGACCCGCGCGGCGGGTACGTGGTCTTCGGTGACGCGGGCGGTCGCGACGCGGTCGCGGACGCCGTGCGCGCCCTCGGCTACCAGGTCGAGACACGCGCCTACTACGACGCCGGCGCGATCGCGCAGTGGGTGGGGCACCAGCCGTTCGGCACGGGGCTGCTGGTGGTGGCCCTGCTCGTCGTCGTGGTGGTCGCCGCGGGCGTGCTGGCCGGCGTCAAGGGCTACGCGGTGCAGCGCCTGCACGGGCCGTGCTCGGCGCTGCGGGGGAGCGGGTGTTCACCTACGGCACGGAGCGCGGCACGCCGGACGGTCCCGTGCTGGTCGCGCCGGTCGTGGTCGTCGTCGACGCCGCGAGCGGGGTCGTCCCGCCCGCCGACTACATGGCGTGGGCCAGCCAGGGAGCGGTGCTCGTCCGCGACCCGCAGACCGCCGTGGCGTCCGCCCGGGAGGCCGGACTGGTGGACTTCGTGACGAGCTTCCGCCCCGCGCGGCAGGAGGCGGCCGACGTGTACGCGCAGGTCGTGAGGGAGCTGCGGCTGCACCTGGCGAACTGCGCGGCCGCCCTGCTCGTCCTGCTCGCGACCGCCGTGGGGCTCGGTCAGGTGTACACGCGGGCGCACGCGCAGCGGCTGTTCGTGTCCTACGTGCACGGCAGGTCGCTCGTGCGGACGCACCCCGGGCTCCTGGCCGCCGAGGGTGCGCTGCTCGTGGGTGTGGGCGTGGCCTCCGCAGCCGCGACCGCGGCGTTGCTCGGCGCCGGCCCGGGGGAGGGCTCGGGCGCCGACGCAGACCTCGCCCTCGGCGGGCTGCAGCCGCTGCTCGCGTCGGCGTGGGCGGTGCTCAGCGCGGGCCTCGTCGTCGCCGCACTCGTCGTCCACGCTGCTCAACTGCGTCGGGCTGCTGGAACCGGCCACGGCGGGCCGCGTCGTGGTGGACGGGGTCGACGTGACCCGGCTCGGCCCCGGCGGGGCACGCCGGTTCCGCCGCGACAGCCTCGGGTACCTGTTCCAGGGGTACGCCCTGGTCGAGAACGCGACGGCGCGCGCGAACCTCGAGATCGCCGTGGGCGGCCGCCGACGCGTGCCGCGGGCCGTGCTGGAGGCGGCGCTCGAGCGCGTCGGTCTCGGTGGGCGGGGCGAGGACCCCGTGTACCTGCTCAGCGGCGGCGAGCAGCAGCGGGTGGCCCTGGCCCGGCTGCTCGTGCGCCGGCCCCGGCTCGTGCTGGCCGACGAGCCGACGGGGTCCCTCGACGCCGAGAACGGCCGCATGGTCGTGGACTCGTTGCGGGAGATGGCGACGGACGGGTGCGCGGTCGTCGTGGCGACGCACGACGCGGAGGTCGCCGCGGCCTGCTCGTCGGTCGTGGCGCTCGCGCCGGTGACCCAGCCGGTCTGACGTGCACCGTCGTGGTGTGGAGACCTGACGCCGGTCTCAGCGCGGCCACGTGAGCACGACGGCGAGCGCCGCGGCTCCCAGCAGGACCAGCGCGGCCGCGCACGCGGTGACGAGCCGGCCGCCCGGGTCGCGCCCCACCGTGGTGCGCTCGGCGGACGTCAACGCCGCCCGCCCGCGCCCGTGCACCCCGGCCCGGCGGCGGCGTGCCGCTCGCAGCAGCACGACCGCGAGCGCCGTGCCGGCCACGGCCACGCCCCACGCGGCGGCTCCCCAGGTCTCCGCCAGCAGCCGCCCCGCCGCGACCGACCCGGCGACGAGCCCCAGCGCGGTGCGCCGCCACGCGAGCGCGGTCCGCTCCGCCGCGAGCGAGGGGTGTGCGGGCGTCATGCGCGCAGCAGCCCGATCAGCACCAGGACGCCGGCGACGGCGACGCCCGCGACGAGCAGTCCGAACCCGACGGGCGCCGGCAGCGGGTCGCCGCGCCGCATCGCGCGCTCGCCACGCGCCCACCCCCACCACGCGACGGCGGGTGCGGTGGAGCCCAGCGCGATGAGCACGACCGCGGCCGCCAGCCGCATGCCCGGCTCGACGGGCAGGTCGAGCGCCTCGAGCGCGACCCCGCCGGCGAGCAGCGCCAGGCCGGTGCGGGCCCACGCGAGGAACGTGCGCTCGTTGGCGAGCGAGAACCGGGCGTCAGGCTCGGTGCCGACGCCGTAGACCCAGCGGGGGAACCGGCGGTCGGGAGCATGCGGCGGCGGCGCGTCGTGCGGCATGCGTCCATCCTCCCCGGCGCCGGTCGTCGCCGCCGCCGGACGCCCCGCGGTCACCCGGCGGGTGTCGCGCGCAGCCCGAACACGGCGGTCCCGATCCGCACGACCGTCGCGCCCTCGGCCACGGCGGCCTCGAGGTCGCCGCTCATCCCCATCGACAGTCCGTGCGCGTGCTCCGTCCCCGGCTCGCCGGACGCGACGACCTCGTCGCGCACCGCACGCAGCCGCGCGAAGCCCGCGCGGACGACGCGCTCGTCGTCGCTGCGCGCCCCCACGGTCATGAGTCCCGCGAGCCGCAGCCCGGGCAGCGCCGCGACGCGCACCGCGAGGTCCGCGGCCGCGTCGGGGGCGACGCCGTGCTTGGTCGGCTCGCCCGACACGTTGGCCTGCACCCACACGTCCAGCGGCTGCTCGCGTCCCTGCGCGCGGCCGGACAGCCGCCGCGCCAGCGCGTCGTCGGCCACCGACTCGACGGCTGCCGCCCAGCGCAGCGCCGCGTTCACCTTGTTCGACTGCAGCGGTCCGATGACGTGCCAGGTCGGCTCGAGGTCGGCGAGCGCGGGTGCCTTGGTCACGAGCTCCTGGACGCGGTTCTCGCCCAGCAGGACGGGCGCGTGCGTGGCACCGGCGGTGCGGGCAGCCGTGTCGGCCAGGAGCGCGGCACGCACCGTCGCCACGTCCATCGTCTTCGACGCGAGCAGCACCCGGACCTCGTCGGGCCGGCGAGCGGCCGCGGCGCACGCCGCCGCGACCCGCTCCTGCACCTGCGCCAGCCGGCGCGCCACGTCGTCGCTGCTCACGACCCCCGACCGTACCGGCACGCGGCCGACCTCCCCGACCACGCCGGGCGGACGGCCGGAACCGGCGGGTGAGAACGCGTGCGCACGTGTGGCGGACCGGGCCGTCACGGTCGCATGCTGACGTGGTGGAGAGGTGCACCGGGCGGCTGCTCGTCGCGACACCGGGCCTGCGTGATCGCAGCTTCCGGCGTGCGGTCGTGCTCGTGCTCGACCACACCGCCGAGGGAGCGCTGGGCGTCGTGCTCGACCGTCCGCTCGACATCGACGCGCGCACGGTCCTGCCGCAGTGGCAGGAGCACCTGAGCACGCCCGGTCGGCT contains these protein-coding regions:
- a CDS encoding DUF202 domain-containing protein; the protein is MTPAHPSLAAERTALAWRRTALGLVAGSVAAGRLLAETWGAAAWGVAVAGTALAVVLLRAARRRRAGVHGRGRAALTSAERTTVGRDPGGRLVTACAAALVLLGAAALAVVLTWPR
- a CDS encoding lipoyl protein ligase domain-containing protein, producing MHGEYKVPGGKLVVVDLEVEDGRLRDVSVAGDFFLEPDEALDVLSGALEGVPADAGVAQLAQVLDDALRLATDQGRVAGPVAMVGFDVRAVAVAVRRALGLSTGWDDHEFALLRGGPLHPAVHVALDQVLTEELAAGRRGPTVRFWEWQEPAVVIGSFQSLRNEVDLAAAERHGVTVVRRISGGGAMFMEAGNCITFSLVVPGSLVDGMSFEDSYAFLNDWVLGALADVGVTARTTGLNDIASPAGKLAGSAQKRLAGGAVLHHVTMAYDIDADKMTEVLRIGREKLSDKGTRSADKRVDPVRSQTRLPRAEVVDAFVAHFRSRYRTVDDVLRPAELERAHDLVRTKFSDESWTARVP
- a CDS encoding YggS family pyridoxal phosphate-dependent enzyme, whose product is MSSDDVARRLAQVQERVAAACAAAARRPDEVRVLLASKTMDVATVRAALLADTAARTAGATHAPVLLGENRVQELVTKAPALADLEPTWHVIGPLQSNKVNAALRWAAAVESVADDALARRLSGRAQGREQPLDVWVQANVSGEPTKHGVAPDAAADLAVRVAALPGLRLAGLMTVGARSDDERVVRAGFARLRAVRDEVVASGEPGTEHAHGLSMGMSGDLEAAVAEGATVVRIGTAVFGLRATPAG
- a CDS encoding YidH family protein; translation: MPHDAPPPHAPDRRFPRWVYGVGTEPDARFSLANERTFLAWARTGLALLAGGVALEALDLPVEPGMRLAAAVVLIALGSTAPAVAWWGWARGERAMRRGDPLPAPVGFGLLVAGVAVAGVLVLIGLLRA
- a CDS encoding lactococcin 972 family bacteriocin, translating into MAARGTTRGPSRTRRALLTVALALGVAVSGGTAAYAVVVSAGGGTWHYGGPSLTPSYNWSNYLHPTKDHASSVTGDRGLVRSECRAPEVWSKASAWDSNPFRQDQAYWHYC
- a CDS encoding ABC transporter ATP-binding protein → MWAWPPQPRPRRCSAPARGRARAPTQTSPSAGCSRCSRRRGRCSARASSSPHSSSTLLNCVGLLEPATAGRVVVDGVDVTRLGPGGARRFRRDSLGYLFQGYALVENATARANLEIAVGGRRRVPRAVLEAALERVGLGGRGEDPVYLLSGGEQQRVALARLLVRRPRLVLADEPTGSLDAENGRMVVDSLREMATDGCAVVVATHDAEVAAACSSVVALAPVTQPV